The following coding sequences lie in one Mycobacterium sp. Z3061 genomic window:
- a CDS encoding acyl-ACP desaturase — translation MLVPKELTNLQLLQELEPVAERLLNRHLSMFKEWHPHDYIPWSDGKNFYALDGQDWEPGQSQLSDVAQVAMVQNLLTEDNLPSYHREISMNFSLDGAWGQWVNRWTAEENRHSVALRDYLVVTRAVDPVELEKLRMEQVTRGFSPGQNQQGNLFAESLFDSVMYVSFQELATRVSHRNTGKACNDTIANQLLARVSADENLHMIFYRDVSEAGLDIAPNQAMKSVHRILRNFKMPGYTVPEFRRKAVVIAVGGVYDPRIHLEEVVMPVLKKWRIFEREDFTGEAAWMRDDLAVLIKEIEQAAEKFDESKQRYLDREARKAERITAARVLKTEGTLTLSGH, via the coding sequence ATGCTTGTGCCCAAGGAACTGACGAATCTGCAACTGCTGCAAGAACTTGAACCTGTCGCCGAGCGCCTGCTCAACCGGCACCTGTCGATGTTCAAGGAATGGCATCCACACGACTACATTCCCTGGTCCGACGGCAAGAACTTCTACGCCCTCGACGGTCAGGACTGGGAGCCGGGGCAGAGTCAACTCTCCGACGTGGCTCAGGTGGCGATGGTCCAGAATCTGCTGACCGAGGACAACCTGCCGTCCTATCACCGCGAGATCTCGATGAACTTCAGCCTCGATGGCGCGTGGGGCCAGTGGGTCAACCGGTGGACCGCCGAAGAGAACCGGCACAGTGTGGCGCTGCGCGACTACCTGGTGGTGACGCGCGCCGTCGACCCTGTCGAGCTGGAGAAACTGCGGATGGAGCAGGTCACGCGCGGGTTCAGCCCGGGCCAGAACCAGCAGGGCAACCTGTTCGCGGAGAGCCTGTTCGACTCCGTGATGTACGTCTCGTTCCAGGAACTGGCCACCCGCGTTTCGCATCGCAACACCGGCAAGGCCTGCAACGACACCATTGCCAACCAGTTGCTCGCCCGGGTCTCAGCGGACGAGAACCTGCATATGATCTTCTACCGCGACGTCAGCGAAGCGGGCCTCGACATCGCACCCAACCAGGCGATGAAGTCGGTGCACCGGATATTGCGCAACTTCAAGATGCCCGGGTACACGGTGCCGGAATTCCGTCGCAAAGCCGTCGTCATCGCGGTCGGCGGCGTCTACGACCCACGTATCCACCTCGAGGAGGTGGTGATGCCGGTGCTGAAGAAGTGGCGGATCTTCGAGCGTGAAGACTTCACCGGCGAGGCGGCGTGGATGCGTGACGACCTAGCGGTCCTGATCAAGGAAATTGAGCAGGCGGCAGAGAAGTTCGACGAATCCAAGCAGCGTTATCTGGACCGGGAGGCGCGCAAAGCCGAGCGGATCACCGCCGCCCGAGTGCTCAAAACCGAAGGGACGCTGACCCTCAGCGGGCACTGA
- a CDS encoding MerR family transcriptional regulator, whose translation MTSPRPEPGTIASVLYNVRRAPQRVRRQSRDFVETAVTQLFDAAVRHPQGAATSGEYRIEELAQLAGTTTRNIRVYRDRGLLPPPLRVGRIALFNDTHLTRLRLITSMLDRGYNIAHVREMLSAWEEGKNLGDVLGLETAIVGTWTTEKSETMPLPQARQLVDDATAFDRLVALHVIRVDGEQATVTRPKLIEAFNEVRGYGVSIDKLIDLHEQILPKVDEISDLLVRAGFEHVADRIKPGEALPADAEVAELITMLVRFRTQAVATVTATLASSIESNIETLVSRLLAEYLERAAEPDVSAR comes from the coding sequence ATGACATCTCCCCGGCCCGAACCCGGGACGATCGCCAGCGTGCTGTACAACGTGCGGCGGGCGCCGCAGCGCGTGCGGCGCCAGTCACGCGATTTCGTGGAAACGGCTGTCACACAGCTCTTCGACGCCGCGGTGCGCCACCCACAGGGCGCCGCGACGTCCGGCGAGTACCGAATCGAGGAACTGGCCCAGCTGGCCGGAACCACAACGCGCAACATCCGGGTCTACCGCGACCGCGGGTTGTTGCCGCCACCGCTGCGGGTCGGGCGGATCGCGTTGTTCAACGACACCCATCTGACCCGGCTCCGGCTGATTACGTCCATGCTCGACCGCGGCTACAACATCGCCCACGTCCGCGAGATGCTCAGCGCCTGGGAGGAAGGCAAGAATCTGGGCGATGTCCTGGGGCTGGAAACCGCGATCGTGGGCACCTGGACCACCGAGAAGTCCGAGACCATGCCATTGCCGCAGGCCCGCCAACTCGTCGACGACGCAACGGCTTTCGACCGGCTGGTGGCACTGCACGTCATCCGTGTCGACGGCGAGCAGGCCACCGTCACCCGACCGAAGCTCATCGAGGCGTTCAACGAGGTCCGCGGCTACGGCGTGAGTATCGACAAGCTCATCGACCTGCACGAGCAGATCCTGCCCAAGGTCGACGAGATCAGCGACCTGCTGGTCCGCGCCGGATTCGAACACGTCGCGGACCGGATCAAGCCCGGCGAGGCGCTGCCGGCGGACGCGGAGGTCGCCGAACTGATCACCATGCTGGTCCGCTTCCGCACCCAGGCGGTGGCGACCGTCACCGCGACCCTCGCGTCATCGATCGAGTCGAACATCGAGACCCTGGTCAGCCGCCTGCTCGCGGAGTATCTCGAGCGGGCGGCTGAGCCCGACGTCAGTGCCCGCTGA
- a CDS encoding flavin-containing monooxygenase — MATIHSTLIIGAGFTGLGAAIRLAEKGVRDVVVLERSDRVGGTWRDTQYPGASCDVPSLLYSYSFVKNPKWSRTYSPAPEIYRHIEEMANRFDVRRNIRFGHEVTGLTFDEDTGVWTATTKNRKRFRARTVVLASGPLSDASFPNIRGLDSYQGHKIHSARWDSEYDFTGKRVAVIGTGASAIQIIPELVKQADFVKVFQRTPGWVLPRLDVATPPAVQALFAKVPATQQLARQLLFWGHEATATAMVWNTPLTSVVARLGQAHIRAQVKDPWLRRQLTPDFAPGCKRMLISSDYYPALQRDNCKLIDWPIATLSPVGIRTSDGIEHHLDCIVFATGYDVHLTGPPFPVTGLGGRSLNDEWAGGAQAYKSINAHGYPNLFFMTGPNSGPGHNSLLVYIEGQLDYAVRGITTILDNDLCYLDVREDIQRRHNEHIQRRLTRTTWNSGCSSWYLTKDGYNGSMYPGTATQYLRQMGDFRMKHYDAVTRVCA, encoded by the coding sequence ATGGCAACCATCCACTCGACGCTCATCATCGGCGCCGGTTTCACCGGGCTCGGCGCGGCGATCCGATTGGCCGAAAAGGGCGTCAGGGATGTTGTGGTTCTGGAACGTTCCGACCGGGTCGGCGGAACCTGGCGCGACACCCAGTATCCCGGTGCCAGCTGCGACGTCCCGTCGCTGCTGTACTCCTACTCGTTCGTCAAGAACCCGAAGTGGTCGCGCACCTACTCGCCGGCACCGGAGATCTATCGACACATCGAGGAGATGGCGAACAGATTCGACGTCCGCCGCAATATCCGGTTCGGTCATGAAGTGACGGGTCTGACGTTCGACGAGGACACCGGAGTGTGGACCGCAACCACGAAGAACCGCAAACGCTTCCGGGCACGCACTGTTGTGCTGGCCTCCGGCCCGCTGTCGGACGCCAGCTTCCCGAATATCCGCGGCCTGGACAGCTACCAGGGACACAAGATCCACAGCGCCCGGTGGGACTCCGAATACGACTTCACTGGCAAGCGGGTGGCCGTCATCGGCACCGGGGCCAGCGCCATTCAGATCATCCCCGAGCTGGTGAAGCAGGCCGACTTCGTCAAAGTGTTTCAGCGCACGCCGGGCTGGGTGCTGCCACGGCTGGACGTCGCCACACCGCCGGCGGTGCAGGCGTTGTTCGCGAAAGTCCCTGCCACCCAACAACTTGCCCGACAGCTGTTGTTCTGGGGTCACGAAGCCACCGCGACGGCGATGGTGTGGAACACCCCGTTGACTTCGGTGGTGGCCCGCCTGGGGCAGGCCCACATCCGGGCCCAGGTCAAAGACCCCTGGTTGCGACGCCAGCTGACGCCTGACTTCGCACCAGGATGCAAGCGCATGCTGATCTCCAGCGACTATTACCCGGCCCTGCAGCGCGACAACTGCAAGCTGATCGACTGGCCGATCGCGACGCTGAGTCCGGTCGGGATCCGTACCAGCGACGGCATCGAACACCATCTGGACTGCATCGTGTTCGCCACCGGTTACGACGTCCACCTCACCGGACCCCCGTTTCCGGTCACCGGACTCGGCGGCCGGTCCCTCAACGACGAATGGGCCGGCGGCGCGCAGGCGTACAAGAGCATCAACGCACACGGATACCCGAATCTGTTCTTCATGACCGGGCCCAACTCGGGCCCCGGCCACAACTCCCTGCTGGTCTACATCGAAGGGCAGCTCGATTACGCGGTGCGCGGTATCACCACCATCCTGGACAACGACCTGTGCTACCTCGATGTGCGCGAAGACATCCAGCGTCGCCACAACGAGCACATCCAGCGCCGGCTGACCAGGACGACGTGGAACTCCGGATGCAGCAGTTGGTATCTGACCAAAGACGGGTACAACGGGTCCATGTACCCGGGAACCGCGACCCAGTATCTTCGCCAGATGGGTGACTTCCGAATGAAGCATTACGACGCGGTCACCCGCGTCTGCGCATGA